TAACTGTGACTGTGAAACTGAACTTTGTTGATAAACTATCTCTGAAAGCGACTACGAAATCAGATTGAATACTTGGACATACTAGcgatatgaataaaaatgaataaaaatgggTAAATATTAAGGTACACCagtgtgaaaatttctactaGCTCGACAAATCTTGAATCTCAACAAAATTAAATGTCAGGCAAATCTTGTCAATGATACCAAGAGAATTGTCGAAGAAAGATGCCTAGTCAGTGAAGGagtttcaacaaatttgaaGGAGTAGGTTGCATGCATGGAGATAAATTGGATAACATCATTAAGCGAAAAGGAGGACGATAATATCATTGCGCCTCCTGATCGGCCTGAAGGAAGCTGAGCATAATACGAAACCGTGATGCCATACCTTAGTGGGTGATTCCTATCTGATCGCCGTATTCTCGTATACGAAATATTATATCGAAATACTCTTCCCGCAAATGCGTCCAGGGTATGCCGATAAACGACGATCGGTCACGCGCAAATTAATAGCTTCGTAGCGCTTGAATTATTCCACCGCGCCGAAAAGGTTAGTAAAATGGCGTCAATATCAATGAACGCGGCTCCGTCCGCGCTTCCAACACATCTCCAGTGATGCCACCTTTTGTCATGTTCCCTCCGTCGTCGCTAGCTGACACGGCCCAAGGAATTAAGGTTTTGGGAAAACTCAGGGAAACAAttagatatttcgaaaatgtctCTTTGTTTAACAAACATCAAAACACCTCGAAACTGCACACTACACCCCGTATGAGCCAAACGGTTCTTGACGGACTTGGGGAGGTCGGTCCAGTCAGTGCCCGCGTGAAGAATTTTAACGACGAGCGAATCGCGGTGCGTAACTATACATGTAGCTATTGTATGCACTAAGAGGCTGGTAGCGTTGCACTTGACGATGCCTGCTACGACGTGCTACTACTATCCCGAGTTTGTAGTGGGTCGAACGCTCGAAGACGTCTGCTGGGATTTTAAACTCGGGCTGACTCGAGGCTCGGTATGACTGGCGGTAGACCGagcgaccgaccgaccgaccgaccacGACGACCGACCGACCGCGGTCTTGTTACGGCTACTCTTAGTTTCCGTACTACTGCTAACCTGAGCTTTAGGGCAAAAACTCAGCATATAGGAGGTGGCCCTCGGACCTTTTTCTTCCTAACCCTAACCAATAAGCCCAAGAGCACCCCTCCCCGCCGTCTCCTTGCCCATAGGCGTCGTGTCGTTATGCGTGTAACGATGGACGCTATGCATACTACCCATGATATCCCTATGCGTAAGTATGTCGCGGTACACACGTTATACAGCTTACAGAGCTCTACAGAGTAGATCTCGCGAACCTCACTGTACAATTTTGTCATCTGTACAGCTATTAAGGTATATTATACTCTATGTTTAAactgtacatacatgcacacATATAACTGTGAGACGGCAGTCATTGCATTGTCATTTATCATACACGCATTCTTAACGCAGGTCCAAACACACATCATACCGCGCTTGCATTTTCCTAGGATTTTGCTTCTGCCATGCGTtgaaaaccgggaaaaccgTATTCACTGCACTCCGAGCGCAGCCAATAAAAAACACTAACGCTCGGTGCACTGTGGGGTAAATTTAGAACCCATGAACGCATAAACTAACATGCgtgcgttccgaaattacTTGGCAGAGCTGAAaactccctaggacagaggcAGAGCTAACCGCGAACTTggcagcgcaaaagagatgaaagattGGTGCCAGCACTGGAGCTAATATTGGTTGGAATGCACCCAATtcacttatttatttcaaaatatgttgCACTCTCTGCAAATATTCTAGCCTTCAGCCAATGAAGAGGCTAGAAAATTAGGGAACTGTACTAGCATGCACTTTTGCTGTAAATCGAATTCGCCATTTATTAATGAGATCGGTTGACATGAGAAATCCCCCAgttcatttcaaatcttgtACATGATGCCGCGCATATCAATCACAGTACACGACGTAATGTCCAATTCCATTGCTGTtttatgttatattattatgacTGGTATTAAGAAGTTGACAGTTTcttgattgattgaaatacCCCTATCTGTCAGCGCTTTCGGCCGTCAGTGTAAACGAAAAAGACAGCCTCCAAAACTCAACCACTACCGTTTTCAGACCTGTATGCAAGACCGTGATTAATACACTGATCTGTACATATAACTACTATAGAAATAGAGGATTCCCATGGgccaaaatataaaatgatattAATATTCGATAAGTTAGTCAGCAAAAACTTTAACTTTAGTGCATGCATTACACGCATCTCTAAATGCGGATGCAGTACGCAATCCACAGTGACGCAAACGCACTGAGACGAAACTTATGGAATAATAACGTTTCACGGGATCTCTATAGTATATTATATCAGTGGATTAACATCATGTAGTAATACGCGATCTGCGCGATGGAGTGCGAAATTTAGATAAACCTGTAAACCTACCGTACGATTGGTTAATAACTGCCATGGTCCGTATGAAATCTGCCTGGTACAAAACATGGTATGTTAAGAGCGATGAAGTGTAATCTGTGGATTTCATGAATTGGATACCCAGAgcatttttgtgaattttactAGTAATACTTCAAACGACAACAACacattttgataaattgaacaGTGATTGATAGGAATTCTTCGTATTACCAACGAGCAATACTTTTTCCAAACATGGCATAAATAGGGTAAATCCGGAGTAGGGAATTGAATATACCAATTTGGTTGAAATGTCAATTTACATCATTCACGAGAGATGGTGATGACATTTAGTGTAGTATGTTAATTTAAATCCACTTATTTCCCGTTTATCATCTCAAgggaaaggaagaagaagaaatccACTTATTCTCGTTctattcacaaattttaagGTTAAAATGGCAAGCAGAGACTCTTCTGCTGTTATGAAAAGCGCCGATGACCACAGCGTCGAGGTTTGTATGTGAAAATAGGTAAAGATTTTACATCAGTTGGTTTGTCCATTCGTCATTGACAATTTCTTGTTCAATTGTTAACAAAACATAATCATGACAAATGATTGGCagaataaaaactttttcatagTCACTAATCATCGCATCAGTTTTACAGCATAGACCTTTTCAAAGTGATCAAAATTGCTTCACAATTTTGGGGGTTCAACCCTGTTTTTAGGCATCAAAATGGAACAGCTTTGTTTGCAGCTGCCAAGCTCAGTAAGCTTGTGAAGCATTCctagagaaagaaaatactaAGCTATGCTAAACCCTCAGTCTTAATCTTTACCCTGACAACAGTATCAAGAATCATAGACTGccttgaaaatgaaaagatttgccattattttttatgtcatATTTCTTGCAAGTATTTACAAATGAATCTGATTCCAGACACTGGCAGAAGTTTTTCGATGTTTCATTTGTATGGAAAAGCTGAGGGACGCTCATCTTTGTCCACACTGCAGCAAATTGTGCTGCTACGTCTGCATCAGGCGTTGGTTGACAGAGCAGCGTTCCCAGTGCCCCCATTGTCGTGCATCTCTCCATCTCCATGAACTTGTTAATTGTCGTTGGGTAGAAGAAGTGACTCAACAGCTTGACACGCTTCAAGCTGTCGGCATATCCAATTCACGTCACGAAGACTCATCAAGGGATAGGTATAGATTCCGAACCCTAATTTGCTTCTAATTCTACATCTGTTTTcagttttacaatatttgctAACCGATCACACAGCCAATCAGCCTTatcatttttgaaacaatgtaCTGGAGTAACAATCGTCAGATTCAGTTCGTTAGAGAAAACAATCTAAGATGGCAATGACAcctgttcttctttttttctcttttcatccTGCGCCGTTTTGTACTGCATACCTATATTTTGAGTATTTTCATACTGTAAAAAGTTTACATGTGCATCAATTATTCCTATGAATATGTAACtctaatttaattttgttacaaATATGTACATTCAGCCATTCTATTTGTCTGTACATTACTCTCTTGCGTATTTATAAGAGGATCATTGTTTATCGATCAAGGGTTATTTTCATTAATGCTGATGAATGCCTTCACTATAACTCATAGTAAAAGTTGGAGAGTGAGAAAAAGAAGTGTAATAGAGATTTTTATTGTGTTGTAATGTCCTTTGACTTTGTTATTATCTTTGCGATATGCACGACAAATCAATACCTattcaaaattgtttatttcttgAGCATCTATGTAACATTAGGTACGATTGATCTTGATTCGCCCTATTTTGATAAGCTTCAAGGTACTGATATCTCGAGGTtaaatttgtatataattatgagACTCTCGCCAATTCAGAACAGCTGTCTTTATTAAACAAATGATTACTTGACAGGTGCACAACGcatcatgaaaaattatcagtcTATTGTTGGACCTGCCGTCGCTGTATCTGCCATCAGTGTGCTCTGTGGGGGGGTACTCATTCTGGACATACATTTAAACCCTTGGAGGAAGTTTATGAGCAGCATGTTACTCAAATTAAGGACGAAGTTGGACAGCTAAAACGACGGCTTATGGAACTCATAAGTCTTGTACAAGAAGTGGTAAGTTTATACGAATATGAATGGATAAGCTACCTCCGCCATGCGCCGAAGTCCACGACAGCAAAATGCGCAGTTGTGCACTTTATGGTAAAAACTTCACAATGTCTCTATTTTAGGCAGTTTGGGTGCTTGAATAACTTTTACATTTCTTCAATACAGGAAAGGAATGTCGAGTCTGTGAGAGCAGCAAAAGATGAGCGAGTGCGCGAGATAAGGAATGCTGTTGAGTTAATGATTGCTCGTCTCGATTCTCAATTAAAGGCCAAACTTTTGACTTTGATGGGTCAGAAGAATTCTCTCACTCAAGAAACTGAACAACTCGAAGCTCTGCTGCAAGAAGTTGAACACCAGCTTCATTCGTGTACCCGTTCAGAACTTATTGTAAAAAGTGCAGAGCTCTCGCGAATGATACATCAAGTCCGAAAAAAACCAATGGCTAGTTTCGTCACTGCACCTGTACCTGCCGATTTTCACAGGTACACAGATTTTCGGCTGCTTGACAATGCACAGAGTAGATACATCTATTCAAAATAAATCTGCGCTTCTATCGTATTCAGCATTGTAATTATAATGACATTACACCTATCTGAACTATTGCCATGTATCAAGTCTAGTGTTGCCTTAATTTTAATGCAATTATGTTTTGCGTTTCAGTGAAATAGTGCCGGGGTATGATAGCGCGACATTTGCAATGCAACAGTTTACTCAATTGCAACTGAAGGCAGATCCGGTCTACTCGGCACCGCTGCATGTCAATGGACTTTGCTGGCGATTAAAAGTTTATCCGGATGGAAATGGAGTAGTCAGAGGGAATTACCTTTCCGTCTTTTTAGAGCTCAGCGCTGGATTGCCGGAAACGTCAAAGTAAGCCACTTTCACTTTATATTATAGACTAACTCAGGTAGACTATACGTTAACGAATTTACACTTTCACTCCAATCGTAGGTATGAGTATAGAGTTGAAATGATACATCAGGGCTCCAGGGATACTAGTAAAAATATAGTACGAGAGTTTGCCTCTGACTTCGAAATTGGAGAATGTTGGGGCTATAATAGATTCTTTAGACTGGACTTACTTGCGACTGAGGGATATTTGAACACAGAATTGGACACGCTGATATTAAGGTGCGTTTCTTGTTTTCCTCCTGTATGAACACTGTGGCAACATTTTTGAAAGTCAAACATAACGAGAAcaaacattttattcaaaatttgattgaattaaATTCACCTTACCTAACAGCAGAAAATTTGAAGCCGTAGAATGTTTCTAATCCTTGAATGTTACTCAGATTCCAAGTGAGACcaccaacattttttcaacgctGTAGAGATCAGCAGTGGTACATCAGTCAATTAGTCACAGTTCAGAATCAGTATGCGACGCAAATAAATGAGCTGAAAGAGGTAATAAGAGCTTTCAATATTCCAATCACACGGTTCAGAAACATATTCTATTTATGTGGAACAGAAACTTCCAGCTAATCACCAAcagattaattatttccaatcaatattttattcgtaacgtaatcaatttatttttgtttagcGATTAGCTATAGAAATATCACGGAATGCAGTGACGGCTACAAGAGCAAGTAGCGGAGCTACTATATGTGATCCATCAGCTGAATCCATTGGAACATCCTCCACCCAGCAGCAGCAACTCCCGGGCGCAGGAGACCCTCTTCTCAGTCCCAACTGCGTCCAATTGCGTATTTTTGATCCCTTCTCACCGGTTAACATCACTTCCACCAGGTTTCTAGCTTTctcgtttttcctttttaaatcttctttctttcattcctcTGTTTGCCTCTCACAGCTTGTAactctgataaaaaaaaatcgaacacaAAGATGCTGCCTTCTAGAATCAGGTATCTTATAAAGAAGGTGCCAACTTCAATACTCTATCACTGTTGACATCCTTTTTTCAGGTCAATACAGAATATAGTGCCTAGTGGAAGTCTAACTGGCACAGGGAGTGGAAGCAGAATCCTTCCTAGCAGCACAGCACAGCTATTGCCAATGCGTGAGCTGagagatgtaaaaaatattcgacttCTTGGTTCAGTTTCCACATTGTCTTCACCTTCTTCGAAAACAAACATGAAACAGCAAAGAGCTGGTAGTATAAACGCGGCAACAAGGTCTCCAAGGAACGGAGGATCTTGTCAAACTGATGGATCAGCAGGAGATTGTCAGGCCTTGGTGAGCCATTCACCAGTTCCATCCCGCTCCTCTCCTACCATGCTCAATCAGCAGCCTTCCACACTTTCGTCCAGCAGCAGTAGCAGTGATAGCGGCGTAAGGATAATTTGTAACGTTTCTCCAAAAAATTACAGTCAATCAGGCTATCACGTTCGTAATATTCGGGTACTTTATTCAATAAACGTATGCAACAATCGCAGTTGTGTTTGGCGTAAATTTACGAATTCAATAGCTACCCACTAAGTATTCAACACGCAGAATGAACTTTTACTTAAATTGCAAGTGTGCCCAACATAGTAATCCTGTGTTTTAAATTGAACTGGATgtagattttcattttacaagtCATTTTGGGTTCATTGTCAGTATTATGCTTTACTTACGGTGCTTGAATCGTTTGTTACAGGAACTCAGCGAACACGACATATATTTGGATGACTGTGACCACCATGATACTAATCTGGGAATCTTGGACGACAATtttaatgatgaaaatgacGTTGATGACGAAACTATGTCCGGTAAGAGAATGTAGAACTCAATATACCTAGAAAACTCTCTCGCAGCATCTATacacaaaaaaatgtattctatCTCCAGGGTagttatatttaaaatattcacgtatgtatgtacatacatttgtGTAATATCGGCAAATGTATAATTGTATGCATTTATCTAAGCAGAcaaatgggaaaatttcacatcTTACGGTCGTACTGTAATCTATGGATTAATGACTTAGGTGATAGCTCCAACGGGGGATCTTCAGTTGAGGATAGGCAGCTTGTGCGCAACTGGCGCGATAGTGACCCTGAGTTAGATAAAGATGCTGAAAATGAGAAGCCCGCTAACGAAAAACAGGAAGGGGAACGCGTCAAGGAAGATCTCGCTTCGAACCATCCTACACTCTTTCCTAAGAATATTTAGAGGGattgacttgaaaatttctgGCGACTTCGTTTCTCAATTATTCAGATTCTATGATTATGTAAACCAAAGCAAGAGATACCGAAATTTACTGTATTTCGCATCTAACTCTGAAAACTTTCTGTCGGAGTTTCCAATATTACCCATATTTATGTGCATTAATCAACTAGTTGAAATTAAATGGTCAGAGTTTGCAAACTCTGTGTATCTACCTGTAGGCGACCAATCGGCCTTTTAACCTACTTCGCTTTTTGACAGAAATTTTGGAGTGTCTATTTACATGTAATTTTAAACTGAATAGCAATACCTggtttgaatgaaattttgtaacgaAACCAATATTCAAAAGTGAGTCCACTAAGAAATTTCAGGTAGATTTGTCGTATATAGTACACGATACACCATGTTTTCCGAGctcccccccccaccccccactAAACGTAGTTTTAAGAGTAACCTTTTATTCCTTAGGGCCTAAAAGTACTACTTCACTCTTTGTTTAGACGCACCGAAAAGCGAGGAAAACGTGGGAGTGTGGTGtagcaaaaattaaattcaggAATTCCGTGATCGATATTTACTTGCAAATGATTCTGTTTTATTATCCCTTGGTATGCTTTTGAAATAGGTTTAGCCAAGTACTGACGTGTGTTTTATGCAATACGCATTATTGTCTAGGCATACTTGCGCACATGAGTCACACTAAATTCAATGAATTGAAAAGGTTTAGTGTTTTGGTTTAAGGAGAAAATGATGTTGACGCTGCGGAGTCATTGGTTGGATGGTTACCCAGAAAACGAGTCGACCCGCAAGAGGctcgtgaaaatttcagagaTGCTACCAGGTATACCTGTAATTTGGGAGAATAGACCTTTGTCAATCATAACCCTTTGTGGTCACCAGAGGTCTAAACGATCCCATACACAGCTTTAAGTTAAAACTACTATAAGTTGTTGGCGAAGGTGATTAGCCTACCATCTAGCGCTACTTTATTTCACTCCGAAATGAATCCTCCAGATAGTAGAATAAATACCAGTTTTGGAATGCTCGCTATGGAgctatttttttcctcaaattatCATATCTCAAGAGTATCACCCTAaaatgttatgaaaaaaaaaagttaaatttgcaagagttatgattttttaagtaaaaaatagCATTTTTTACGCATTGACtccttgctgattttttttcgctatttttaaattcgattAATATACAATACCGTCAATTTCACATTTTGAATGTTCAAACTAATATCCTGAATTTTTATGAGTCATCTGAAACGATACGGTCAACACAGCAGATGTTCAAACACGGTTGGGGTCATTGTGTCCCCGTGTGACCAGCATGTTACAGTCAGAACATGTGACCATGGAGGGTTAATGGTTATAggaatatacataataatacgTAATTACATTTTGATTAACAAGGTTACGAAGAGGTGATGGCTTGGAGGATGAAATAATGCTTCTTCACTTGTTTGAAATGCAAGATCGGAAGTCTGCCTGGAGCGACCCGTCTTTGTGGTCCTCATCATTGGTTCTAAATCATCATCCGGATGAAAATTGTGACTCTAAAAATGTTCCGGCAACACTGCAACACACTGGATCAGTATCAATGCGTCAAGGCACAATGACTCCCTCTCACACTGCAGCCAATTGCACACACAAGCATTCTGAGTTGGACGACTTGCACACTGGCCCAAATTTCCCGGGTCCGCATAAGTCTCATTCGATTGCACATTTATGTCAATCTCAACTGCCATCCGATCAAAGGCCTGAAGTACCTCAAGCTGATAATACTTTTCATCAAGATAGTATCAAAGCTATCGCTTCGGGAATTCAGACAACTAGGTCCGAACCTACAACGTGCTCAAACTCAGTAGATCGCGAAAAAGACGTGGCAAAGGCATCAGGAAGTCAAAGTGTGGATACCAACGTGCCTACAACATCTGACCTGATGGTACCAGATTGTAAGTTTGCTAACAAAGCTGTTGTCAAGCTTTTTTCTCATGTAATATAAGTCAATTATTCCATTATCAGTTAAAATTTATGCTACTTTTAACATTGACTAAAGACTTCTGAAGATGGTCAATCTAATGGGGTTTTGTGTGTCTTATGGGTTTGTACGTTGAACGGCTTCCTTTGACAAAGGAGATACATATATTCTCATGGCGCTAGATCCACTCAAATTCACGTACCCGTAGAGTGcctgttacaaaaatttgcacAGGATTAGCAGTCTCTAAATTCTTCACTTTAATGATGCTTTATAACACAACTAACTGTATTTTGGAATTATTTACAAGTCATCGAGAGGTTGTCATTGCTTTCTCTTTCTGTCGCAGTGGCTCTTGGCAGCAATAAAATTATGTCGAGACACATCTCATCTCTGCAACAATCATTGCCGTTATCTATTGGTAAAACTGCTGGTGATCAAGACAGGACGAAAATATCAGagttcgaaaaattgttggaaaCAATTCAATTATCACCTTGTTTGCAAGAAGATACGGCCGCCTGCCTTGTCAAACTGAGGTACTTACGATACTAATTCTCATCAACAGATttcaaatgtttcaaaataagTGATTACTCATTTATTGTTCGTTCTCTCAGCAAAACCAATTACTCTATTTGTAGGCAAAATTTAGCCGGTGAATCTAAGAACAGTAACTGTTCAAGTAATTCTGTACCATCTCCACTTTCCCTGGGCTATGAGGGACCATCGACATCTTCGCTGGGTAGTAATTTACTTCCCGACCCTATTTCAAACTGCAATAATTATAGCTGGTCTCCACCATTGTATCAACCGCATAAACATGGTGAGTCCAACTGACTGAATGGAAATATATCTGATACTTGTTTCTCAACCATTTTATACTTACTTTGTAAACACGGAAAAAAGGATATTAACAATCTGCAATTTGATTTcaggttagaagaaaattacaGAATCGTTATGTGCTAATTACAGTACATTAAATATAACTTCTACAAGCAATTAATTTTCCTactattcaatttaattataaattcatagACTTTACAATGTATTGCAATAGAGTTGATGGCAAGAAGAGATGTTTTGAAGTATGTTCGAAATTTGTGTAATAGGTCATTAGAAACACTGATATCGTCAATTTCAGAATAATTTAAGTGTTCCTCGTGCTGTGCATATTGTACACTTTTTGTGGATGTTTAAGGAAGaataaatagagaaaaaaataattgcaaattgATGTtagatttcataaatattgcaaaaattatttatttacaaatgaataaaatatggtTTGAATAAAGCATTACAAATGAaacattttaatatttttctgccCTATTGTTTGTAATCAACGATGAACACGATCGTTGCAATTagcaattaaaatttaattccaaGTAAACTAGCCAATTGAAGGTGACCAATACGAATGAAACATCAATTTCTGGAGCTAGGAAGAGAAAAGTATATTACAATACATAATACCACTGATGACATGAATATTTTACAACAGTTTTTATCATTTGTTTGCGTTGTCAATTaccatattttttcttatacacGTAAAACTGGGTTGTTCCTTGAGTATacgttgtaaaaattgtactttgTTAAAGTTTATAGGCAAGATTATAATGTTTGACATCTGTGGTTTTAAAGCAAGGTTTCTTGATCAATACCTAATGTGTAAGTTTGTCCTCTCAGAGGCATAGTATAGTGTTTTTGCGTTATAATAACTTGTTAATAATCAAAACCGTTTACCTTTCGTGGCAATGAGTGTAAATATACCCAGAGGAAAATccatttcaaaaatatcggcTTCTATTAAAgctagtgaaattttttatttattttttttttcaattaaagaTCAAACAATTCTGCATGAAATGATTGTGTTACGAAAGTAATTAAGTTGAactaaacaaataaaaatgaacgttGAAGGGCTTCGATCCTTACAGTCTGCTCCAAGAGTACAAGATTTTTAGGGGGAAATTTCACCCTCATTGCTTGTCAGAAGTTAATCTCTTTCTAAGGTCAACACTTTTACTGATTATTTGACTTTTGTTCATTATCATTGTTCGTATATTTTGTAGTCTTAAtctttaatatatttttgactGTGATGTATTGTCCCTATTTATATGAAACGAAATGATTGACAATCAAATCAACAAATAGTCTCATAGCGTTGATCAAAACGTGAAAGAATCTAATGCTAAATAATAATGACGTGGATGATTAACAATAACCATACTACTTGCATCTAACTAAACAAATTgagtaaaaaacaattgcCATATGACGCAATACAAGTGTTTTTATAGGCGCTAGTGCACGCCTAGCTTCGGATGCTACATCGTCTATATTTATTAGTAAACCAAATATTGTATCAGTACATTAGTcgcatttatttatatacttgTGTAAAATACTTGCACAATGCTTAATCTAGTTTTGTTTGGATTTTTAACTCAAGTTATTCTAAGCTTTCAGGCAATGAGTCTTGAATGAAACACTATTGAGAATAATTATGCTTTCATCCAATGGGCAAAGTGACTCTTTGGTGGCTGTGTACTTGTGCTTGAGTGCCACTGCCCTGGACTCAGTAATTTCGAATTGACAATCCTGGTTCAGAGTATGAGTATATGATGTGAATATTGTATTTAcagtatgaaataaaattcacgtCCGTAAAACTCTGGGATTGGACTCCAAAACTGGAACATCCAGGA
The Neodiprion fabricii isolate iyNeoFabr1 chromosome 5, iyNeoFabr1.1, whole genome shotgun sequence genome window above contains:
- the LOC124183790 gene encoding uncharacterized protein LOC124183790 isoform X3; translation: MASRDSSAVMKSADDHSVETLAEVFRCFICMEKLRDAHLCPHCSKLCCYVCIRRWLTEQRSQCPHCRASLHLHELVNCRWVEEVTQQLDTLQAVGISNSRHEDSSRDRCTTHHEKLSVYCWTCRRCICHQCALWGGTHSGHTFKPLEEVYEQHVTQIKDEVGQLKRRLMELISLVQEVERNVESVRAAKDERVREIRNAVELMIARLDSQLKAKLLTLMGQKNSLTQETEQLEALLQEVEHQLHSCTRSELIVKSAELSRMIHQVRKKPMASFVTAPVPADFHSEIVPGYDSATFAMQQFTQLQLKADPVYSAPLHVNGLCWRLKVYPDGNGVVRGNYLSVFLELSAGLPETSKYEYRVEMIHQGSRDTSKNIVREFASDFEIGECWGYNRFFRLDLLATEGYLNTELDTLILRFQVRPPTFFQRCRDQQWYISQLVTVQNQYATQINELKERLAIEISRNAVTATRASSGATICDPSAESIGTSSTQQQQLPGAGDPLLSPNCVQLRIFDPFSPVNITSTRSIQNIVPSGSLTGTGSGSRILPSSTAQLLPMRELRDVKNIRLLGSVSTLSSPSSKTNMKQQRAGSINAATRSPRNGGSCQTDGSAGDCQALVSHSPVPSRSSPTMLNQQPSTLSSSSSSSDSGELSEHDIYLDDCDHHDTNLGILDDNFNDENDVDDETMSGENDVDAAESLVGWLPRKRVDPQEARENFRDATRLRRGDGLEDEIMLLHLFEMQDRKSAWSDPSLWSSSLVLNHHPDENCDSKNVPATLQHTGSVSMRQGTMTPSHTAANCTHKHSELDDLHTGPNFPGPHKSHSIAHLCQSQLPSDQRPEVPQADNTFHQDSIKAIASGIQTTRSEPTTCSNSVDREKDVAKASGSQSVDTNVPTTSDLMVPDLALGSNKIMSRHISSLQQSLPLSIGKTAGDQDRTKISEFEKLLETIQLSPCLQEDTAACLVKLRQNLAGESKNSNCSSNSVPSPLSLGYEGPSTSSLGSNLLPDPISNCNNYSWSPPLYQPHKHG
- the LOC124183790 gene encoding uncharacterized protein LOC124183790 isoform X5, producing the protein MEKLRDAHLCPHCSKLCCYVCIRRWLTEQRSQCPHCRASLHLHELVNCRWVEEVTQQLDTLQAVGISNSRHEDSSRDRCTTHHEKLSVYCWTCRRCICHQCALWGGTHSGHTFKPLEEVYEQHVTQIKDEVGQLKRRLMELISLVQEVERNVESVRAAKDERVREIRNAVELMIARLDSQLKAKLLTLMGQKNSLTQETEQLEALLQEVEHQLHSCTRSELIVKSAELSRMIHQVRKKPMASFVTAPVPADFHSEIVPGYDSATFAMQQFTQLQLKADPVYSAPLHVNGLCWRLKVYPDGNGVVRGNYLSVFLELSAGLPETSKYEYRVEMIHQGSRDTSKNIVREFASDFEIGECWGYNRFFRLDLLATEGYLNTELDTLILRFQVRPPTFFQRCRDQQWYISQLVTVQNQYATQINELKERLAIEISRNAVTATRASSGATICDPSAESIGTSSTQQQQLPGAGDPLLSPNCVQLRIFDPFSPVNITSTRSIQNIVPSGSLTGTGSGSRILPSSTAQLLPMRELRDVKNIRLLGSVSTLSSPSSKTNMKQQRAGSINAATRSPRNGGSCQTDGSAGDCQALVSHSPVPSRSSPTMLNQQPSTLSSSSSSSDSGELSEHDIYLDDCDHHDTNLGILDDNFNDENDVDDETMSGENDVDAAESLVGWLPRKRVDPQEARENFRDATRLRRGDGLEDEIMLLHLFEMQDRKSAWSDPSLWSSSLVLNHHPDENCDSKNVPATLQHTGSVSMRQGTMTPSHTAANCTHKHSELDDLHTGPNFPGPHKSHSIAHLCQSQLPSDQRPEVPQADNTFHQDSIKAIASGIQTTRSEPTTCSNSVDREKDVAKASGSQSVDTNVPTTSDLMVPDLALGSNKIMSRHISSLQQSLPLSIGKTAGDQDRTKISEFEKLLETIQLSPCLQEDTAACLVKLRQNLAGESKNSNCSSNSVPSPLSLGYEGPSTSSLGSNLLPDPISNCNNYSWSPPLYQPHKHG